A genomic segment from Lemur catta isolate mLemCat1 chromosome 9, mLemCat1.pri, whole genome shotgun sequence encodes:
- the CLXN gene encoding EF-hand calcium-binding domain-containing protein 1: MNRKKLQKLTDTLTKNCKHFNTFEVTCLIKLFYNLVGEGIERQGTAIGLDRNAFRNILHVTFGMTDDMIMDRVFRGFDKDNDGCVSVTEWINGLSLFLRGSLEEKMKYCFEVFDLNGDGFISKEEMFHMLKNSLLKQPSEEDPDEGIKDLVEITLKKMDRDHDGKLSFADYEQAVREETLLLEAFGPCLPDPKSQMEFEAQVFKDPNDFNDM, encoded by the exons ATGAACCGCAAGAAGCTGCAGAAGTTGACTGACACCTTAACTAAAAATTGCAAGCACT TTAATACATTTGAAGTGACTTGtcttataaagttattttataactTGGTGGGAGAAGGCATAGAGCGGCAAGGAACAGCCATTGGACTAGATCGTAATGCATTTCGAAACATCCTGCATGTGACATTTGGAATGACTGATGACATGATAATGGACAGAG TATTCCGAGGTTTTGATAAAGACAATGATGGCTGTGTAAGTGTAACAGAGTGGATTAACGGATTATCACTGTTTCTTCGAGGATctttggaagaaaaaatgaaat attgcttTGAAGTGTTTGATTTGAATGGTGATGGATTCATTTCAAAGGAGGAAATGTTTCACATGTTGAAGAACAGCCTTCTCAAACAGCCATCTGAAGAAGACCCTGATGAAGGAATTAAAGATTTGGTCGAAATAACACTTAAGAAAATG GACCGTGACCATGACGGGAAGCTGTCTTTTGCAGACTATGAACAAGCTGTGAGAGAAGAGACCCTTCTTCTGGAAGCTTTTGGACCATGTCTACCTGATCCAAAG